From Brassica rapa cultivar Chiifu-401-42 chromosome A06, CAAS_Brap_v3.01, whole genome shotgun sequence:
AAGCGTTACCAGTTCTACGACTCCATATAGGGACCTCCTTTGAGTAAGTGATCCAACCAACTTGAGATGTACGTGCAGCGCTGTTGAAGTTTACCGTCCCATCTTCATCGGCTGCTGCATCACCGTGGTAGACTATGTTTTGTGAAGGATCATCTGGTTGAAAGCTGGTGATGTTGAAGTAAAGTGAATCAACAACAAAAGGGAAGAGGATGAAAAGGGAAATGAACAAGATAGAATTGGCCATTGagaaggaagaaagaaaagatttACAAGATGAGATTGTAGAAGATCTATGATCATCAAATAAAACCAGTCAAGAGCCAGAAGAATGGTCAAGAAAACAGgcttattttttttcaatagaTCACTATCAGTTATGCTTGATCACAGGAAGTTTCGTATTAGTTTACTTTTCTTGAATCACAAGTCAAACCAACACGCTGTACAACAATCTTCAAACAGTTTGACTTTTTGTCCTACtcattattatgtttttaactctTCCAAGAATATGGTAAAATCTGGAAAAGTTAAGATTCTTGAATAAACCTAAAGATTCAAAGcaaagataaaatattataacagCTCAGCTTTGATATGGAAAGTTGGTAACAAACTATACAACCAAGTGCACAAAACAGAGATACTTCCACAAGAAATAAGGAGGCTACAAGAGAACAAACACCAATAGATTTAAATACTAATTCCGTATTCTAATAGACAACATTTTAGTATTAAACATATagaataacaaaatattttctaaacaaaaataccATTGATTATTCACTTAATCATAATTTGaccaataacaaaatatattgcATAGTACCGTTGGtcatatataacataatttatataaatattatatcgaaaattggaaaaatatttaatttggaaaaggaaaaaaatctctaaaacgTCAAACATAAAAAACGGAAAGAGTATATGACAACAGATGAAACAGAGCAAAGGGATACAGAAGCATACATCTACTGAGGCTGGGAGTAGTCAGCGACCAAGTTGAGCGCTATAAAAAGTTGTTGTAGCTAACCCCACCTGagcttgatgatgatgatgacacaTGATATGTAAGACATTTTGTGTGGTAGATTAGGCAATGGTGGTGCCTCGAAAATTCAATACTTGTATCGCTTGTTTTATTAAAGATCTAGAGTTTATATCAGGGTGATGAGCACACCACAACTCTACAATCATAACACACTCTCCTTGTTTCATATCATAATCTTTACACATTTGATGATCACTGGCTGAAATAAGTTCTCCACTTCCGTAGAGCTCACATACCCTCTTTACAATTGCCTCAGACTCAATTTTTCCTTGTCTCGGCTCCATCGACTTCTTTCATGTAACACACTCAGGAACAGATCTACTTAAGGTAAGGAGGGACAGCTGCTCcccataaaattttaaatttttctttaaatgTTAAAAGCAAAATTAATTTGCCCCGTCGAAAAATAGTTTCTGCTCCCTCCCTAACTTAATATGTTCTCAAATTTCAGTGTAAAATATCATTTCCCTATTTTAAAGGCTATTTATTATAGCATTACCACGATTCCTTATTTGATTTGAGAACATTTAATCATTGTTGCTTAAATAATAACTTGTTGATGAATTTTgtaaatatcaaataaaatctatttatctaataaataaacatttttagttTATCATAATATACTCAATGGtgataaaattgtttttaaatagTTATCCACTCatagtgaaaaataaaatacttcTTTTGaggaaagttttttttattatctgaatgtatatgtatttatatttgcCACACCAAGAAAAACATGAAATTTTTGCTTTTATACTTGtttttacaaaattcaaaattttttatttacattaataaacaaaaagaaatatgaGGTTTGCGTCCCTATTAAACTATATTGTATACTTCAGTTATAAAATTGACAAAtgcatttataaaatatttaataattattgaataataatttttatttaaattattatttgttcccgataaattttttttctagatcCGCCATTGAACACACTTTCTACCAAAACAATTCCAAAGCTACAGACGTCAGGTTCTATACTATCCCTTCCGGTGCTTATGTATTCAGGAGCCATGTAACCCAAAGTTCCAGCCAATCCCGTAGTCTGGGGACCTAGCTCGCGAACCATCAACTTGCCTTGATGTCCCTGTTGACAATGCATTGCTCCCACTCCTCATGAAGGTAAAACAACACAGAGGCTACACCTAGAGATATCTTGCACCTAGCAGCACATGTGAGATGAGCTTTCTTACCGAATAGGTGTGAGTCAAGGCTACCATAAGACTAAACAATAGTCTTAATAACACATCAAGTTACATTTGCCTTTCTATGCTTTTACCAAGTTTATCTCAGAAGCTCAtttaaacacaaatataaagaaTAGAAAAACATATCTAACGGGTATATATACTCATTAACCAAAAGTACATGATACATATGTAATTAAAAACCTCTCGGGTACAAATGTAATTAAAGAAACGGCAGGGACCATCTTTCTCAAACAAATACCAAACTATCAGATTACATATATGTAATTAACAGAACTTGAGGGCACATACGAAATTTGATACCATGttcgaaaatataatttaagaaaataaaaagagagcaaatataataatattagctAGTGATGGAGACTCTGTGTTCGGAGACTTCTGAAACCCTTACGATCATCATCGCGCAAGTTAAAACCATCGTCGAAGTTCTGAGCATAACTCACAGCATCGTAGTGAAACTTTATCAACCTCTTCGGTTTTGCGTTCTTGAGTCCGCAGCTTGTAACCAAAAACAATAGCCTTCTAAGGAGATTCCTTAATCTAGGACTTGACGTTGTCTTCTTGTTGCGGTTACTGATTCGAGCGTACTCGGCTTCCCGGTGTAGTAACGAGAGACAAGACGACGGAGAACTCAAGCATCGACCGGTGACGTACGATTGTTTACGGTGGTTGGTGAGAGCTAGATCTCTATCCATTTCTTGGGGGAGagaaaagatatattttaatatgagtGAGTATTTAGGTTTTATAATCGACGACAGAGTTTTGaggtaaaaataaatgaatggcTATAAAATATTGTAGAGTTTTAGCGGTCCAATCATATAATTTCTTGTTTTGTGGAGGCATGTAGCATTCATTGTGACGAACTTGTTAGTTCATGGTGGTcaactttttgttgttgtaatatCTGTTTTGGTAGTAAATCGGTATATTCTGGCTGTGTAAGAATCAGTACCACTTGCCAATCCTTAAAATAACTTGACTAGTAATAGTTATAATTAATAGTTTCACCTATACCACACATGTAAAAATATGTTCCACACTTCTATCATTAGGCGGTATGATTAATGAAATAACAGTGGGATCGTTTGTCGTAAAATGGACACGACATCACAGACTATCCCTACCAGCTTGAACGTGTCTTGTCGGGCTTTTAGATCCTCTCGCCAAACAAGTTACTACCATGTGTATCCTGACTTGTGACTTTGTGGGCCAACTATTACCTATAATAAAAGGAAAATGagcgacaaaaaaaaaacagattgtGAAAACGCTAGAAGGAGGGGTCGAACCTCCGACCTTGTGGTTAACAGCCACacgctctaaccaactgagctatTCCAGCTTTGTTATATACTGCAGAATAAAACCAGATTTAATACATGTTGACAAGCTATATGTAAACAGCTTTTACGATCATCATCCCGCAAGTTAAAATCACCTATGTTTACTGCATTTCTTCTTACATTAAAAAACTTTCAATTTAGATATAGAGTTTCCATTTAGGTAGGAAGTTACTGATGTAACTAAACTAATTTTACTTCGGGATCAAGTTTAAAATTGACAAAACCTAACCTTTTGACACATCGATAGGCTTGGAACCTCACATAATcacattcaaaacaaaacaaaaaaaaaatctcgaaGAGATAAGAGATTTTCTCCCCGAGAAAAAATGAAGAGAATAACAACAATAATCGCAACAACGTTTGTTATAGCCAACACTCTAATGGCGACGACTACAACTTCTCGAGCCTCTCTCAACCTCCTCCTTCGCCGCTCCCCTCCCAAACTTCGAAACTCTaaatttttctcttcttcttcttcttgtcagTTTCGTCCCTCGACTTTACCTAAATCATACCCGTGCCCCATCTGGTCCTCCTCTTTCTCCTTCTGCCTCCCTCCTAGATCCACCTCCACCTCTCTCCCCTTCCGCCACTTctcctcctctcctccctcCATGTCCTCCGCCATCGCCGCCGCCGCTTCCTCTTCCGTCTCCGATGAGAGTCTCCTCTCGTCGAATCCTCTCTTGCAGGACTTCGATTTCCCTCCGTTTGATTCCGTTGATGCTGAGCACGTTCGTCCCGGGATTCGTGCTCTGCTGCAGCACCTCGtatgttctcttcttcttcagtgttattcgttctatgattttaaaatcaatGTTGAAACTATATTGTTATTGTTTGTATGGATTTGGATTTGAACtgattataatataatattttccaGGAAGGTGAATTGGAGCAGTTAGAGAACTCTGTGGAGCCATCGTGGCCAAAACTGGTTGAACCGTTAGAGAAGCTCGTTGATCGGTTGAGTGTTGTTTGGGGAGTGATCAATCACCTTAAGGCGGTTAAGGACACTCCCGAGCTTCGTGCTGCCATTGAAGAAGTTCAGGTTGAATCTTgttatgtattttttgaaattagaATTCAATTATCTTGTTTTACTAACTAACCATACTGTTCTTTCTTCTGCAGCCGGAGAAGGTGAAGTTTCAGCTCAGGCTGGGGCAAAGCAAGCCTATCTACAATGCCTTCAAAGCTATTCGTGAATCTCCTGACTGGTCGTCGCTTAGTGAAGCTCGTCAACGTTTAGTTGAAGGCAAGTAGATTTAAATGGCTCACTTTAGTGACCTAACTGTTGTTATCTCTGTGCAACTTTTTAGTGTGCTGACTATTGTTTTGATCACTGTTTCAGCACAAATAAAGGAGGCGGTTCTCACTGGTATCGCTCTTGATGATGAAAAGAGAGAAGAGTTTAACAAAATTGAACAGGTTCGATTTAACTCATTGACACTAATAAATGTCAGCTTGTTTAGTGATTGCTTAGATCTATGTTTGTCACAGcttttaatctctcaatacTATTAATATgctcactcttttttttttgttctggaTTGAAGGAACTCGAGAAACTTTCCCATAAGTTTTCTGAGAATGTTTTGGATGCTACAAAGAAGTTTGAAAAGTTGATAACAGACAAGAAAGAGATGGATGGATTGCCTCCAAGCGCTCTTGGGCTATTTGCACAAGCTGCTGTGTCCAAGGTATCGATATTAGCTATAATATATATGCAAATTCCCATGTTATTTTCTTTTGGGGTTCGTCATTTTTATTCTCTTGATATGTGTGTGTGACACAAGGGTCATGAAAATGCAACTGCTGAGAATGGACCATGGGTCATTACACTGGATGCTCCTAGTTATCTCCCTGTCATGCAACATGCCAAAAACCGTGCTCTTCGTGAGGAACTCTACCGTGCGTATCTAACTCGTGCCTCTTCTGGTGATTTGGATAACACAGCGATCATTGACCAAATCCTGAAGCTTCGTTTGGAAAAGGCTAAACTTCTTGGTTACAACAATTACGCTGAGGTAGACTCAGCAACCTAAGTAAAaccatttctttttttctcttctggTTGGTTTAATGTCACTCTCTATTGTTTTAGGTAAGCATGACTATGAAAATGGCCACTGTTGAGAAAGCATCAGAGCTTTTAGAAAAGCTTCGTAGTGCTTCGTGGGGTCCAGCTGTTCAAGGTAACATGTTGACCACTGTTGTAACAGTCAAATATAGCGTGAGATTTGATACTCATGGTTCGTTTATATTGTATAAATTAGACATGGAAGACCTCAAGAGTTTCGCAGAGAGCCAAGGTGCTGAAGAATCTGACAGCTTGACTCACTGGGACACCACTTTCTGGAGTGAGAGGCTTCGTGAATCCAAATACGATATTAATGAGGttctttctccttctctaaCTTGCAATACAACTTTATTGTTTTGAAAGTCTTCATTCTTATTTGTCGTTTTGGTCTTTGTAGGAAGAACTACGTCCATATTTCTCCCTGCCAAAGGTTATGGATGGACTTTTCAGCCTAGCTAAGACATTATTTGGAGTCGAAATAGAACCAGCAGATGGTGTAGCTCCGGTAAAATCTGGAACCCTATCTGTTGCGTCGCATGTGAGATACTAGTTAAAGCTTGTTAattgacatatatatttataatctgAAGGTCTGGAACAGCGATGTTCGGTTCTACCGTGTCAAAGATTCTTCTGGAAGCCCAATCGCTTACTTTTACTTTGATCCATACTCTCGCCCTTCAGAGAAAAGAGGTGGTGCCTGGATGGGTGAGGTTTTTTCCCGTAGCCAAGTCATGGCTCAGAAAGGTACTTCCGTTAGGCTGCCTGTTGCGCACATGGTATGCAACCAAACTCCTCCAGTAGGTGACAAGCCAAGCCTTATGACATTCCGTGAGGTAAATGAAGAATCTAATCTTAAAGATTTTATTACATCCTTTAAACCTGCTTGTATCttagtatgacataaatttGCTGACTTCATTTCACGCTAATATATACAGGTAGAGACTGTGTTTCATGAATTTGGACATGCTCTCCAGCATATGCTTACCAAGCAGGATGAGGGGCTAGTGGCTGGTATTCGAAATGTAGAGTGGGACGCGGTTGAATTACCATCACAGTTTATGGAAAATTGGTGCTACCACAGGTACTCTCGAGTTCATTACGAGTTACACTCTTTGTAATGTTTTTTATAGTGGGAGTAAAAGCAGCGCTATGATTACTGGTTTCAGGGACACTTTGATGAGCATTGCGAAGCATTATCAAACAGGAGAAACACTCCCAGAGGAAATATACAAGAAACTCCTTGCTGCAAGAACATTCCGTGCAGGGTCATTCAGTCTTCGTCAGGTGAATGCTTTTGATATTCAGTGacattttatgttttgtaatggATCAAGAAATTTATGTGTAATAATATGATGATTTGATGGTTTCAGCTGAAATTCGCCAGTCTTGATTTGGAGCTTCACACAAATTACGTACCAGGTGGACCAGAATCCATCTACGATGTTGATCAAAGGGTATCAGTAAAAACCCAAGTTATCCCTCCACTTCCTGAGGATAGATTCCTATGTGGCTTCAGTCACATATTTGCAGGTAACAGTCCTCAGTCATGAAACCCTGATAGAGATGTAtatatttttgcttttttttttaatcgtaACCATTCACCTATAAACATGTCCATGAATTTCCAGGAGGATATGCAGCCGGCTACTACAGTTACAAGGTATAAAGAAAATTCTGAATTTCTCTGTATATCAAAACTCTATCCGGCTGTAAAATGCTCACCCAAATTTCTGAATAAAAAACTTGCAGTGGGCAGAGGTTTTGTCTGCAGATGCATTTTCAGCGTTTGAAGACGCTGGACTGGACGACATCAaggtattatatattatatgaactCTATACTGAAATAGAGACAAAAAGTTGAGGAACGAGATTATGAAACTTGTTTTTTGATGCAAACAGGCTGTTCAAGAAACAGGACAGAGATTCAGAAACACAGTACTTGCACTTGGAGGAGGAAAAGCGCCTCTCAAGGTATATGTTTTGTTGTCATATGTTAATATCTTCAATATGTATTTTACGGCCATTGAGACAATACTATCTTAATGACTCGAAACTATGTTCAGGTGTTTGTTGAGTTCAGAGGACGTGAACCTTCACCAGAGCCTCTTCTAAGACACAATGGACTCTTGGCTGCCTCTGCTTCCGCTTGAGTAGTTTTTCACTACATTTGGTAGTACTTTAGTCTTCCAAAGTTAGATTTGATTTGATTGATATAAGATGAAAAACTCGAACTTCTTCAAcaaataagatatttttttagattttccaACCATTTACATCACTCGGTACTACATGTAGGAACCTTATTTTACTACCATAGGACAACTGATATTtgtaaagaataataagaacataaactaaagtttcaataccaaaatataaaaataaagaagaattgcagagtcgagatagataatctctttccttaaatctttaaacgccccgtagtgtgacggttttatggcgctcagattcccaagatacaactgcagcattgtttctgtttaccatcaccgaaaaacagaatctatcgaacctatttctgtgatgtactctcagactcaaaataaaaaaaatactagcatAACTATTCTGAGTGGGAGAAATGTTTCTTGATTGTATGAATGTGTGTGTTTTCTAAATGGCTCACAAGcctttatatagaaatataatgagaagcacaagtttcatttttcaacacaaaaatgaaacctccatagtgcactaatggagtttttaattcttgtcattattatgtgaatttattccacattttgaccaagaaattaaagaataaaattattattgttttgaccaattcaaacaaaataatatactttaaaatggatttcttttttatattttatcaatataaaagatcaacatatatttggtttataagattaagtcaatgaacatgaagtccaactaacaaatcaaaaaacccaaatccaatttcaaatatccaatgtgtgtatttgctactttatacaagtttttcaaatcacacacattagacctccatttctcattcaaataaaactttttttttgacatatgaatacattattcataatgttcaaaaaatagttccaacaatcccccacatgaatagaaatgactctAGACACTAGACGACTCGACAGACTTTCTAGACAAGACTCAACTTCCTAGACAAGACTCGACAAGACCTAACTAAGGACTTTTGAGAGTACAAACGAAAAATCCACTGCATGATGAGTTGGTAGCAATTTTTCAGCCTTGAACCAGTCATTGTTAATAGCTATCGGATTTACTCGGCCAGGAGGTGGCCATGATGTCTTGAACCTCCCGGGCTTTGGTGTAAACCTAGACAATAGCCATAACACAGCTTCATTCTCTCACAGAATTAGgttctctattgtgttcattTTGGCCGTGAACAGTCTTGGTTAATCATGAGTGAACTTGGAGAATATAGCCTTTCCttcattctcctagaaacgGCCCCATTTCACACTCACAAGGTGATTTGCCATTAACTTTGTTTAGAAGAGTATCATGTACTACTCCATTCATATCTCAAAGCTATGGACACAAATCATTAAAAGCTAATGCTTATCCTGTATTCCTTACATGTAGCACTGTTTAATCATCATAGGAATTGGGTATAGACCGAAGTCTTACAGTGCTTTGGGCAGACTTAGTTTCACTTAGTTGTCTCCTTGAACCTATTTCTTGGGATCTCCAGTCAGTTAGGTAGAGTTACCGCGAAACCTCATCTTAATTCACAGGCGACCCATTCCTTTTGATGATATAACAATTTGATCTCATGACACACCTTTAATTAAAGGATCCTAGGTTGTCACCATAGTGAACATAATCTCTTGAGATTAGTCGAGATCAATTGTCTAATGATTTTTGTCATCTTTTATTCAAGATACAATTAACTATTATACACAAAACTCAGTGTATGACactagtttgtttttttttaataaaaaaaatatattgtgatAACTATCACTAAGTTCATTTGGCCTCTTGCCAACGACTTTATATGGTAAGCAAAGCTTCCCCCCACATTTCTTGAGATAGCTCAAAACATGCATAATTACATTTAACATCTCTTAAGAGTTTAGAAAATTAATCTACAACTCCTTTAGATTTAAATGAATTAAAAgcaatttcaaaaattattacaattttcttgaaaaatgtgTTTCATTCTTAGAAATTCACATTTTACATCCAActattttcatagttttctTAAGTTGATTTATAAATCCAACTTGTATGTTTTGGATCTTTCCAAACACATATTTTGCTTTTTAGCAAATAAACATATCATTACAAGATATTATTTTACCATCAAAACCATTATATGATTATTTTCAACCATATTGACTTTATAAACTACAATACACATGTTAGTTTCAGTCATATTGGTCTGAAAATTCTCATTGTTTTTGTATGGTCAATCTTTTTACAACTAGCGTTTAAGCATTGACAAAATATGAATGTTTTGATCATTATCAACAACATTATCTTTTCTAAATGAAAAATGATTCTTATGTGGCAGACCTCTCCCAAACTTAATTTGGGGCGTCGACTCACGAATCCATTTCCATTTATACAACATGATTCCTTAAGAATCAAAATGTTCTTTCTGACGACGGTTTCACCATATTTTTGAAActtgaatcattttttttcctCTTGATCAAACACTTAATAATCAAATTAAGTTGTTCCAAAAAATCTGAAACAGAAATAAAAAACGTTAGCATTCTTGATaactaaaacaaataattatctTTAGCCAAGTCAAAGCATTAACAGATTTtgaacaaataaattatttgatcatGTAAACTGACGAATTTGATCACAACTAAATGCAAAACAAATACACAAAGTAAATgcattaaaagttttaaaaaaaaaaccacaagAACAAACGCTCCACAGTTGCTAATATATGCAAGATCAAACGCTTGAATTTTGATAAAAACCAGTCGTATAAGCATGATTAGATCATACAAGTCAcacttttgtttcaaaataattttaaaaatcaagcGAAAGTGCAACACGATGGTTTCAACACGTCAAAagacaaatcaaatcaaattgtttttttttttctttcagaaaATCTGTAACTAATGATCAACGCTTGATGATAAAGAAGATTCACAGAAAAACAATAGCTAAGATTATTATAAGAAATCCCTGCGCATGATCGATCTGAAAAGATCATAACAATTGCTTTTTCATCACCATGAATTCTCGAATTCCTGTTTTTATGATAAACAAGATCCGATTCCAGCATCTTTAACctgttcttaaaaaaaacaataactttTAACAAATATCAGTATTGTTAGTGCAAAAGCATAAACaatatttaaagatttaagagtgtaggaaccttattttactaccatagtacaactgatatttgtaaagaataataagaacataaactaaagtttcaataccaaaatataaaaataaagaagaattgcagagtcgagatagataatctctttccttaaatctttaaacgccccgtagtgtgacggttttatggcgctcagattcccaagatacaactgcagcattgtttctgtttaccatcaccgaaaaacagaatctatcgaacctatttctgtgatgtactctcagactcaaaataaaaaaaatactagcatAACTATTCTGAGTGGGAGAAATGTTTCTTGATTGTATGAATGTGTGTGTTTTCTAAATGGCTCACAAGcctttatatagaaatataatgagaagcacaagtttcatttttcaacacaaaaatgaaacctccatagtgcactaatggagtttttaattcttgtcattattatgtgaatttattccacattttgaccaagaaattaaagaataaaattattattgttttgaccaattcaaacaaaataatatactttaaaatggatttcttttttatattttatcaatataaaagatcaacatatatttggtttataagattaagtcaatgaacatgaagtccaactaacaaatcaaaaaacccaaatccaatttcaaatatccaatgtgtgtatttgctactttatacaagtttttcaaatcacacacattagacctccatttctcattcaaataaaactttttttttgacatatgaatacattattcataatgttcaaaaaatagttccaaCACTACATTGCGTTGATTCTTTCTCCTAGATTCACCTTCCCTGTTCATCATCTCACAAATACAATTAAACAACTTTCTAAATCTAAAAGGTGAATTAAATAACGAACTCCTCTCCATCAAACTATCTTTTCTCTCTATCTAACCATACCATCTTCTTCTCTAACTACTACTGCTTCCTAAGGTTTCCTCCCTTTACACCCACGCTTCCACCTCTCTTGGAGCTTGAAGGCCGAACAATAGACTATCCTTAAGCTTCTTTTGCTTCCACAAATGGCGATTGAACACTATCTGCATCAGAATCACTACCTGATGAACTCCCGCCTGACCCTGAATCTGCAAATTAGCATCAAAACCATACAATGTTGTCAGCGATACACAATAAAGTGGAAACCTTTTGAGGTAGGGGATTTTGGAAAAGGGTTAAAGTAAAATATACCACTAGAGGAAGAACCGCTACTAGAACTAGAGCTGCCTGAAGAGCTAGACCCGCTACTAGCAGCTACTGCTACTGCAGTACCATCTCTTTCGATCTCAACAGATGGGTAATCTTCGATTGGTATGTCTTCTCCAATGTCTACATCCTCTTCCCCTGCATCCCCTTTCCTCGTTCTCTTCTCCGCACTACCCATTTCTGCCTCCGAAGCCTGAGAGAGAGACAAGGTAAGAAACAACATTTAACTACAGTCTACAGACACAATAGCTGTTTCAATAGGATCAAGAGATTGTTTGCTTACCATGTGTCTAGCAGCTGGAGGAGTTGACACGTTATGGATAAACCCTTGGCGCTTGATTTTGCTAGCCATCTTCTTGTAATTAGTCACGAAACGATCAAGCTCCCACAGAGTCTCATTGTCTACAGCTTCAATATCCAGCTCTATCTCATCACCATCCTGAGCCAAATGACCGTTCCTCTTCCTAAGAATCTGAACCAACTGTCCAAGCTTCTCGGGAGGCAAGTCTTGTAGATTCATACCAAGCTTTGACTTCTCCTCCATTGTCATCAGCCTTTTGTTAGGATCCTTAGCCTTAGGCTTCGGCAACTTCCCTTTCCTCCCTTTGGTTACTTCACTCACATCTGGAGGTGCTTCCACTTCACTAACCGGCTGAGGCTGAGGCTGAACAGCCGGAGGAGGAGAAGGTGAAGGAGTTCGCTCCCGTGGCGGCTCAACTACTTGAGGAGGAGACAATGTAGGTTGTAAGGGCTTCACTGAATCCAACTTCTTCGCAATTGAGATCTGTTCAGTTCCTCTCCTCACATTCGCCTCCACTGGACTCTGACTCCACTGTCTTTGCTTCACCACAGGCTCAGAACGAGACGTTGAGCCAGTGAGCTTCACTAGCTGAGCTTCAAATTTCTTGAAAGCAGGATTAAACATCACATCAAACTGATGAAGAAGCTTCTCAGCCATAAAGTACACATCTTGCCCCTTGGGGTTATACGCCATCGCATTCCTGAACGTCAATCTAACATCCGTCGCGAAATCAAGCGGCGAAATGTAAAAGCCCTTTTCGAGATTCAGCTTAACCGTGCCCAGATCCATGGGCTTCTTCACGATGAGATGGTAGTCATGAAGCCCCAAACCAACCACATCGACGGGCGTGTTAAACACCCAGGCCCATTTGT
This genomic window contains:
- the LOC108872180 gene encoding uncharacterized protein LOC108872180 codes for the protein MDRDLALTNHRKQSYVTGRCLSSPSSCLSLLHREAEYARISNRNKKTTSSPRLRNLLRRLLFLVTSCGLKNAKPKRLIKFHYDAVSYAQNFDDGFNLRDDDRKGFRSLRTQSLHH
- the LOC103873999 gene encoding transcription factor GTE7; translation: MAPAVLSTLNEPSFHGQCGAVFMRKFTKQSVAENSTTPLPPLFTPNPNFDSSNPSNYGGYATFNLAGYNSSQLRELKKRFTSELEQIRILRERIESGTFESQQVRVESKKQKPKKRCNPFASEETPSNPESERVLAAMLNTCGQMLVKLMKHKWAWVFNTPVDVVGLGLHDYHLIVKKPMDLGTVKLNLEKGFYISPLDFATDVRLTFRNAMAYNPKGQDVYFMAEKLLHQFDVMFNPAFKKFEAQLVKLTGSTSRSEPVVKQRQWSQSPVEANVRRGTEQISIAKKLDSVKPLQPTLSPPQVVEPPRERTPSPSPPPAVQPQPQPVSEVEAPPDVSEVTKGRKGKLPKPKAKDPNKRLMTMEEKSKLGMNLQDLPPEKLGQLVQILRKRNGHLAQDGDEIELDIEAVDNETLWELDRFVTNYKKMASKIKRQGFIHNVSTPPAARHMASEAEMGSAEKRTRKGDAGEEDVDIGEDIPIEDYPSVEIERDGTAVAVAASSGSSSSGSSSSSSGSSSSDSGSGGSSSGSDSDADSVQSPFVEAKEA
- the LOC103873997 gene encoding probable cytosolic oligopeptidase A, whose amino-acid sequence is MKRITTIIATTFVIANTLMATTTTSRASLNLLLRRSPPKLRNSKFFSSSSSCQFRPSTLPKSYPCPIWSSSFSFCLPPRSTSTSLPFRHFSSSPPSMSSAIAAAASSSVSDESLLSSNPLLQDFDFPPFDSVDAEHVRPGIRALLQHLEGELEQLENSVEPSWPKLVEPLEKLVDRLSVVWGVINHLKAVKDTPELRAAIEEVQPEKVKFQLRLGQSKPIYNAFKAIRESPDWSSLSEARQRLVEAQIKEAVLTGIALDDEKREEFNKIEQELEKLSHKFSENVLDATKKFEKLITDKKEMDGLPPSALGLFAQAAVSKGHENATAENGPWVITLDAPSYLPVMQHAKNRALREELYRAYLTRASSGDLDNTAIIDQILKLRLEKAKLLGYNNYAEVSMTMKMATVEKASELLEKLRSASWGPAVQDMEDLKSFAESQGAEESDSLTHWDTTFWSERLRESKYDINEEELRPYFSLPKVMDGLFSLAKTLFGVEIEPADGVAPVWNSDVRFYRVKDSSGSPIAYFYFDPYSRPSEKRGGAWMGEVFSRSQVMAQKGTSVRLPVAHMVCNQTPPVGDKPSLMTFREVETVFHEFGHALQHMLTKQDEGLVAGIRNVEWDAVELPSQFMENWCYHRDTLMSIAKHYQTGETLPEEIYKKLLAARTFRAGSFSLRQLKFASLDLELHTNYVPGGPESIYDVDQRVSVKTQVIPPLPEDRFLCGFSHIFAGGYAAGYYSYKWAEVLSADAFSAFEDAGLDDIKAVQETGQRFRNTVLALGGGKAPLKVFVEFRGREPSPEPLLRHNGLLAASASA